A window of the Hordeum vulgare subsp. vulgare chromosome 5H, MorexV3_pseudomolecules_assembly, whole genome shotgun sequence genome harbors these coding sequences:
- the LOC123452449 gene encoding tubulin alpha-2 chain-like — protein MRECISIHIGQAGIQVGNACWELYCLEHGIQPDGQTSGDKTIGGGDDAFNTFFSETGAGKYVPRAVFVDLEPTVIDEVRTSAYRQLFHPEQLISGKEDAANNFARGHYTIGKEIVDLCLDRIRKLADNCTGLQGFLVFNAVGGGTGSGLGSLLLERLSVDYGKKSKLGFTVYPSPQVSTSVVEPYNSVLSTHSLLEHTDVSILLDNEAIYDICRRSLDIERPTYTNLNRLVSQVISSLTTSLRFDGALNVDVTEFQTNLVPYPRIHFMLSSYAPVISAEKAYHEQLSVSEITNSAFEPSSMMAKCDPRHGKYMACCLMYRGDVVPKDVNAAVATIKTKRTIQFVDWCPTGFKCGINYQPPTVVPGGDLAKVQRAVCMISNSTSVVEVFSRIDHKFDLMYAKRAFVHWYVGEGMEEGEFSEAREDLAALEKDYEEVGAEGGDDEDGEEDDDY, from the exons ATGAGGGAGTGCATCTCGATCCACATCGGGCAGGCCGGCATCCAGGTCGGCAACGCGTGCTGGGAACTTTACTGCCTCGAGCACGGCATCCAG CCTGATGGCCAGACGTCCGGTGACAAGACCATCGGAGGTGGTGATGACGCCTTCAACACCTTCTTCAGCGAGACTGGAGCCGGCAAGTACGTGCCCCGTGCAGTCTTCGTCGatctcgagcccaccgtgattgaCGAGGTCCGCACCAGCGCCTACCGCCAGCTCTTCCACCCCGAGCAGCTCATCAGCGGCAAGGAGGACGCAGCCAACAACTTCGCCCGTGGTCACTACACAA TCGGCAAGGAGATTGTGGATCTCTGCCTGGACCGCATCCGCAAGCTGGCCGACAATTGCACTGGCCTGCAGGGCTTCCTTGTCTTCAACGCCGTCGGCGGTGGAACCGGGTCTGGGCTTGGTTCGCTCCTCCTCGAGCGTCTGTCAGTGGACTATGGAAAGAAGTCCAAGCTTGGGTTCACCGTGTACCCATCTCCTCAGGTGTCAACCTCTGTGGTTGAGCCCTACAACAGTGTGCTGTCCACCCACTCTCTGCTGGAGCACACTGATGTCTCAATCCTGCTCGATAACGAGGCCATCTACGACATCTGCAGGCGCTCCCTGGACATTGAGAGGCCCACCTACACCAACCTGAACCGCCTCGTCTCTCAG GTTATCTCATCTCTGACCACCTCCCTGAGGTTTGATGGTGCCCTGAACGTGGACGTGACCGAGTTCCAGACCAACCTTGTGCCGTACCCTAGGATCCACTTCATGCTCTCGTCCTACGCGCCGGTCATCTCGGCGGAGAAGGCGTACCACGAGCAGCTGTCGGTGTCGGAGATCACCAACAGCGCGTTCGAGCCGTCGTCCATGATGGCCAAGTGTGACCCTCGCCACGGCAAGTACATGGCGTGCTGCCTCATGTACCGGGGCGACGTGGTGCCCAAGGACGTGAACGCGGCCGTTGCCACCATCAAGACCAAGCGCACCATCCAGTTCGTGGACTGGTGCCCCACGGGGTTCAAGTGCGGCATCAACTACCAGCCGCCCACTGTGGTGCCCGGCGGCGACCTGGCCAAGGTGCAGAGGGCCGTCTGCATGATCTCCAACTCCACCAGCGTCGTCGAGGTCTTCTCCCGCATTGACCACAAGTTCGACCTCATGTACGCCAAGCGCGCCTTCGTCCACTGGTACGTGGGCGAGGGCATGGAGGAGGGCGAGTTCTCGGAGGCCCGTGAGGACCTGGCCGCCCTGGAGAAGGACTACGAGGAGGTCGGCGcagagggcggcgacgacgaggatggcgaggaggacgacgactacTGA